A region from the Enterobacter roggenkampii genome encodes:
- the kdpB gene encoding potassium-transporting ATPase subunit KdpB, with protein sequence MSRKQLALFEPSLVRQALMDAVKKLSPRVQWHNPVMFIVWAGSVLTTALAIAMGTGHMPGNAMFTGAISLWLWFTVLFANFAEALAEGRSKAQANSLKGVKKTAFARKLREPKYGAQMDHVPADELRKGDVVLVEAGDIIPCDGEVIEGGASVDESAITGESAPVIRESGGDFASVTGGTRILSDWLVIQCSVNPGETFLDRMIAMVEGAQRRKTPNEIALTILLVALTIVFLLATATLWPFSAYGGTAVTVTVLVALLVCLIPTTIGGLLSAIGVAGMSRMLGANVIATSGRAVEAAGDVDVLLLDKTGTITLGNRQASDFLPAPGVDEKTLADAAQLSSLADETPEGRSIVILAKQRFNLRQRDVQSLHATFVPFTAQTRMSGINIQDRMIRKGSVDAIRRHIEANNGHFPPEVDSLVESVARQGATPLVVAEGARVLGVIALKDIVKGGIKERFAQLRKMGIKTVMITGDNRLTAAAIAAEAGVDDFLSEATPEAKLALIRQYQAEGRLVAMTGDGTNDAPALAQADVAVAMNSGTQAAKEAGNMVDLDSNPTKLIEVVHIGKQMLMTRGSLTTFSIANDVAKYFAIIPAAFAATYPQLNALNVMHLHSPASAILSAVIFNALIIVFLIPLALKGVSYKPLTAAAMLRRNLWIYGLGGLVVPFIGIKAIDLLLTLFGLV encoded by the coding sequence ATGAGTCGTAAACAACTGGCCCTGTTCGAACCGTCATTAGTTCGCCAGGCGCTCATGGATGCGGTGAAAAAGCTGAGCCCGCGCGTGCAGTGGCACAACCCGGTGATGTTTATCGTCTGGGCGGGAAGCGTCCTGACCACCGCCCTGGCGATTGCCATGGGAACGGGCCATATGCCGGGAAATGCGATGTTTACCGGCGCCATCAGCCTGTGGCTGTGGTTTACCGTGCTGTTCGCCAACTTTGCAGAAGCGCTGGCGGAAGGCCGGAGTAAAGCCCAGGCCAACAGCCTGAAAGGGGTGAAAAAGACCGCCTTCGCACGCAAGCTACGTGAGCCGAAGTACGGCGCGCAGATGGACCACGTTCCGGCAGATGAACTGCGTAAAGGCGATGTGGTGCTGGTGGAAGCCGGTGACATCATCCCTTGCGACGGCGAAGTTATTGAAGGGGGCGCATCGGTCGATGAGAGCGCCATCACCGGCGAATCCGCGCCGGTGATCCGTGAGTCCGGCGGCGATTTCGCCTCCGTGACGGGCGGGACGCGCATTCTCTCCGACTGGCTGGTGATCCAGTGCAGCGTTAACCCGGGTGAAACCTTCCTCGACCGGATGATCGCCATGGTGGAAGGCGCACAGCGTCGTAAAACGCCAAACGAGATTGCCCTGACCATCCTGCTGGTGGCCCTGACAATTGTCTTCCTGCTGGCAACCGCGACGCTGTGGCCATTCTCCGCCTATGGCGGTACCGCGGTCACCGTCACGGTGCTGGTGGCGCTGCTGGTTTGTCTGATCCCCACCACCATCGGCGGCCTGCTGTCGGCCATCGGCGTCGCCGGCATGAGCCGTATGCTCGGTGCCAACGTCATCGCCACCAGCGGGCGTGCGGTAGAAGCCGCCGGTGACGTGGATGTGTTGCTGCTGGACAAAACCGGCACCATCACCCTCGGTAACCGCCAGGCGTCGGATTTTTTACCCGCCCCGGGCGTGGATGAAAAAACGCTGGCGGATGCCGCCCAGCTCTCCTCGCTTGCTGATGAAACCCCGGAAGGCCGCAGCATTGTGATCCTCGCCAAGCAGCGCTTTAACCTGCGCCAGCGCGACGTGCAGAGCCTGCACGCCACGTTCGTACCCTTTACGGCGCAAACCCGCATGAGCGGAATTAACATTCAGGATCGCATGATCCGTAAAGGCTCGGTTGACGCGATCCGCCGCCACATTGAGGCCAACAACGGCCACTTCCCGCCGGAAGTGGACAGCCTGGTCGAAAGCGTGGCCCGTCAGGGGGCGACGCCGCTGGTGGTGGCCGAAGGCGCGCGCGTGCTCGGGGTCATTGCCCTGAAGGACATCGTCAAAGGCGGCATCAAAGAGCGCTTTGCCCAGCTGCGTAAAATGGGGATCAAAACGGTGATGATCACCGGGGATAACCGTCTTACCGCCGCGGCGATTGCTGCCGAAGCGGGCGTGGATGATTTCCTTTCCGAAGCCACACCGGAAGCCAAGCTGGCACTGATTCGTCAGTATCAGGCGGAAGGCCGTCTGGTGGCGATGACCGGTGACGGGACCAACGATGCCCCTGCCCTCGCGCAGGCCGACGTGGCGGTGGCGATGAACTCCGGTACCCAGGCCGCAAAAGAGGCGGGCAACATGGTCGACCTCGATTCTAACCCGACCAAGCTGATTGAAGTGGTGCACATCGGCAAGCAGATGCTGATGACGCGCGGTTCGCTGACCACGTTCAGTATCGCCAACGACGTGGCGAAGTATTTCGCCATCATTCCGGCCGCGTTTGCTGCGACCTATCCGCAATTAAACGCCCTGAACGTGATGCACCTGCACTCTCCGGCCTCGGCCATTCTGAGCGCAGTGATTTTTAACGCCCTGATTATTGTCTTCCTGATCCCGCTGGCGCTGAAGGGCGTGAGCTATAAGCCGCTCACGGCGGCCGCCATGCTGCGCCGCAACCTGTGGATTTACGGCCTGGGCGGGCTGGTGGTGCCTTTCATCGGTATCAAGGCTATCGACCTGCTGTTGACCCTGTTCGGGCTGGTTTAA